Proteins found in one Deltaproteobacteria bacterium genomic segment:
- a CDS encoding peptide ABC transporter substrate-binding protein codes for DTEVDLAAVLKKQLEATGVMQVRVRSAEWATYRDNWKNKVMPTFLLGWYPDYIDPDNYTAAFAGTAGSRGLGIYFSNPTWDKMFVEGQTTTGLKNRTAIYEKIQKMWTDEVPTAPIFQGTLYVFAQKNVRGIMLSPTLQFNYAPIYIEK; via the coding sequence GACACGGAAGTAGATCTGGCTGCAGTTCTCAAAAAGCAGCTCGAGGCCACCGGGGTGATGCAGGTGAGAGTGAGATCAGCGGAATGGGCCACCTACCGGGACAACTGGAAAAACAAGGTAATGCCGACATTTCTGCTGGGCTGGTATCCCGACTATATTGATCCTGACAACTATACCGCTGCCTTTGCTGGCACTGCAGGATCCAGGGGCCTTGGCATCTATTTTTCCAATCCCACCTGGGATAAAATGTTTGTCGAGGGTCAGACCACCACTGGTCTGAAAAACAGAACAGCAATCTACGAGAAGATCCAGAAGATGTGGACTGACGAGGTTCCCACGGCGCCAATCTTCCAGGGAACCCTTTACGTGTTCGCCCAGAAGAACGTTCGGGGGATTATGCTGTCGCCCACATTGCAATTCAACTATGCCCCGATTTACATCGAGAAGTAA
- a CDS encoding ABC transporter permease, producing the protein MKNLTRYIITRLFLTIPMVFILLSIVFVVLRVMPGDPVSSMLGGHAPEAVIEQKKAELGLNRPITIQYLDYLWQVCRLDLGESMVFKQRVTTAILEKLPATVELTMGGMLITIILGVFLGAYAADKRRTIRDSSIRLYGIVIFCIPVYWLGLMLQLVFGVWLDLLPIAGRTGPRVFASTFEHTGFYILDTIMAGDYAALGDVLLHLVLPAVTLGLVLSGIFVRLTRTNMLDILKADYILAAEARGIHHRKIVYKHALKNALIPILTMMGMQFALLMAGAVLTETTFSWPGMGRLLLERIYLRDYPTIQGVIIVIALFVALLSLIVDIVYAMVDPRVRY; encoded by the coding sequence ATGAAAAATCTCACCAGGTACATCATCACCAGACTTTTTCTCACCATTCCCATGGTCTTTATCCTCCTGAGCATCGTCTTTGTGGTGCTCAGGGTCATGCCGGGCGACCCGGTGTCTTCCATGCTGGGCGGCCATGCTCCTGAAGCTGTCATTGAACAGAAGAAGGCAGAGCTTGGTCTCAATCGGCCCATTACCATCCAGTATCTAGATTACCTCTGGCAGGTGTGCCGGCTGGACCTGGGTGAATCCATGGTTTTCAAACAGCGGGTAACCACGGCAATCCTTGAAAAGCTGCCGGCCACTGTGGAGCTGACCATGGGCGGTATGCTTATTACCATCATCCTCGGTGTGTTCCTGGGGGCCTATGCTGCCGACAAACGGCGCACCATCCGCGACAGCTCCATACGGCTGTACGGCATTGTCATATTCTGCATCCCGGTATACTGGCTGGGGCTCATGTTGCAGCTGGTATTCGGCGTCTGGCTCGACCTGCTGCCCATTGCCGGCCGCACCGGCCCCAGGGTGTTCGCCTCTACCTTCGAACATACCGGCTTCTATATATTGGACACGATCATGGCCGGCGATTATGCGGCCCTGGGAGACGTCCTGCTGCACCTTGTACTGCCAGCCGTCACCCTCGGTCTGGTCTTGTCCGGTATATTTGTCCGTCTTACCAGAACCAATATGCTGGACATTCTCAAGGCCGACTATATTCTGGCCGCAGAAGCCAGGGGCATCCATCACCGCAAGATCGTCTACAAGCATGCACTGAAGAATGCCCTGATTCCTATCTTGACAATGATGGGCATGCAGTTCGCACTGTTAATGGCAGGGGCCGTGCTTACTGAAACCACTTTTTCGTGGCCGGGAATGGGCCGCTTGCTGCTGGAGAGGATTTACCTCAGGGATTATCCGACTATTCAGGGGGTAATCATTGTCATTGCCCTGTTTGTCGCTTTGCTTTCACTCATCGTGGACATAGTCTATGCCATGGTAGATCCGAGAGTGCGATACTAG
- a CDS encoding ABC transporter permease, with the protein MRMGKKYGLEWWILVVGALIVLAIVFMAVFAGSLAPFDPLAQNTGPQLAPPGGAHLMGTDNLQRDVWSRIIYGSRTILRVAVLAAVISSLIGITLGLISGFVGGIIDRVLSLVMDSVYSFPGLILAIAFAAMLGPGVINITLSVAVIYVPTYFRLVRGQTLSIKEELYVEAARAIGASSPTILAKYIFPNVIATTVVVFTLNVADAIMIEAALTYLGLGLPPSIVDWGMDLSMGKKYLPSGQWWLITFPGVMISLLALGFTMLGEGLAEILNPRLLER; encoded by the coding sequence ATGCGAATGGGGAAGAAGTACGGCCTGGAATGGTGGATACTGGTGGTGGGCGCTCTCATTGTGCTGGCCATTGTTTTCATGGCAGTGTTCGCTGGCTCACTCGCCCCTTTTGATCCTCTGGCGCAGAACACCGGCCCCCAGCTTGCTCCCCCTGGAGGCGCCCATCTTATGGGCACAGACAATCTGCAGAGAGATGTCTGGTCCCGCATCATCTACGGCTCCAGAACCATCCTCAGGGTTGCAGTGCTGGCAGCAGTCATATCTTCCCTCATCGGCATCACCCTCGGATTGATATCAGGTTTTGTGGGTGGCATTATCGACAGGGTTCTCTCTCTCGTCATGGACTCGGTATATTCTTTTCCCGGGCTCATCCTGGCAATTGCCTTCGCCGCCATGCTCGGGCCGGGCGTGATAAACATCACCCTGTCAGTGGCAGTAATATACGTTCCCACCTATTTTCGCTTGGTCAGGGGCCAGACGCTCTCCATCAAGGAAGAGCTCTACGTGGAGGCAGCCAGAGCCATAGGCGCCTCATCTCCCACTATTCTGGCAAAGTATATCTTCCCCAATGTGATCGCCACCACAGTAGTGGTGTTCACCTTGAACGTTGCTGATGCCATTATGATCGAAGCTGCTCTGACTTATCTGGGACTGGGTCTGCCGCCCTCTATTGTGGACTGGGGCATGGATCTGTCCATGGGCAAAAAATATCTTCCGTCAGGTCAGTGGTGGCTCATTACCTTTCCCGGAGTGATGATCTCCTTGCTTGCCCTGGGCTTCACCATGCTTGGCGAGGGTTTGGCCGAGATTCTCAATCCCAGGCTGCTGGAGCGCTGA
- a CDS encoding ABC transporter ATP-binding protein, with protein MDNILEIENLSVHFPINIGTVRAVSHVDLQVPQGKVMGLVGESGCGKSTLGFSILRLLRPPGRIVSGRILYHGRDIVQMSPREILALRGRKIAMIFQDPLTSLNPLFRIDQHFIETIATHEKGVDKKEALRRAADMLEKLGIASERLYEYPHQMSGGMRQRIMIGLGLILQPDLLIADEPTTALDVIVEAQFLDLLADLQKEYQLSIILITHNLGNVAQLAHRITVMYGGSIAEVGDSQEIFANPLHPYTRGLLSSIPNIKLDQPKLATMPGSPPDLVEPPPGCVFHPRCPHAMDVCRAERPQLTAKNGHLVYCWLYG; from the coding sequence ATGGACAATATCCTGGAAATAGAAAATCTCAGTGTCCACTTCCCTATCAATATCGGCACAGTACGCGCCGTATCGCACGTGGACCTCCAGGTGCCTCAGGGCAAGGTAATGGGATTGGTGGGGGAGTCCGGCTGCGGTAAATCGACCCTGGGTTTCTCTATTCTGCGACTCTTGAGACCCCCCGGCAGGATTGTCTCTGGCCGCATTCTTTACCATGGCCGTGATATTGTGCAGATGAGCCCCAGGGAAATTCTTGCCCTGCGCGGCAGAAAAATTGCCATGATTTTCCAGGACCCCCTCACATCTCTCAATCCACTCTTTCGGATCGACCAGCATTTTATCGAGACTATCGCCACCCATGAGAAGGGTGTGGACAAGAAGGAAGCGCTCAGGCGAGCTGCCGACATGTTGGAAAAACTGGGCATTGCCTCGGAGCGTCTCTACGAGTATCCCCACCAGATGTCAGGAGGCATGCGGCAGAGAATCATGATCGGCCTGGGCCTCATACTGCAGCCCGATCTCCTCATTGCAGACGAACCCACCACAGCTCTGGATGTGATCGTAGAAGCCCAGTTTTTAGATCTTCTTGCTGACCTGCAGAAGGAGTATCAGCTGTCAATTATCCTCATTACCCACAACCTCGGCAATGTGGCCCAACTGGCCCATCGGATCACTGTAATGTATGGGGGATCTATAGCTGAAGTGGGAGATTCGCAAGAAATTTTCGCCAATCCCCTTCATCCCTATACCCGGGGTCTCCTCTCTTCCATCCCCAATATCAAGCTCGATCAACCCAAACTGGCCACCATGCCGGGCAGCCCGCCCGATCTGGTCGAACCGCCGCCGGGCTGCGTTTTTCATCCCCGCTGTCCACATGCCATGGATGTATGCAGAGCAGAAAGACCCCAACTGACTGCCAAAAACGGCCATCTTGTTTACTGCTGGCTCTACGGGTGA
- a CDS encoding ABC transporter ATP-binding protein, giving the protein MPTLIEVINLRKYFPLQKGLLDRFLAKERGFVRAVDSVSFTIEKGEVLGLVGESGCGKTTTGRLLLRLVEPTSGDVLYKGQSIFAIPKKGMRHLREKIQIIFQDPYASLSPRMSIGKAISHPLLIHNHLAKSEVKQRCLEIMEKVGLTPASFLYEKYPHQLSGGQRQRVVIARALVTNPEFVVADEPIAMADVSVRALILELMAQLKEEFDLTYLYITHDLATCKYICDRVAIMYLGKLVELGPLDVVFKNPLHPYTATLLAAVPVPDPKYRRTQPIPRGEIPSPIKPPPGCRFHPRCTAAEPECKIEEPQLLEVAQGHWVACRFAWQTPAQQ; this is encoded by the coding sequence GTGCCGACACTAATAGAAGTCATCAACCTGCGAAAGTATTTCCCCCTGCAAAAGGGGCTGCTCGACAGATTTCTGGCGAAAGAACGCGGTTTTGTCAGAGCAGTAGACTCTGTCTCTTTTACTATTGAAAAGGGTGAAGTGCTGGGGCTGGTGGGGGAAAGCGGCTGCGGCAAGACCACCACAGGAAGGCTTCTTTTGCGGCTTGTTGAACCAACCTCTGGTGATGTGCTCTACAAAGGGCAGTCCATCTTTGCCATTCCCAAAAAGGGCATGCGGCACCTGCGGGAAAAGATCCAGATTATCTTCCAGGACCCTTACGCCTCACTGAGTCCGAGAATGTCTATAGGCAAGGCCATCAGCCACCCTCTGCTGATTCACAACCACCTTGCCAAGTCCGAGGTCAAGCAGCGCTGCCTGGAGATCATGGAGAAGGTAGGTCTGACACCCGCCTCTTTTCTTTACGAGAAATATCCCCACCAGCTCTCGGGCGGCCAACGGCAGAGAGTGGTGATTGCCAGGGCCCTGGTGACCAACCCTGAATTCGTGGTTGCCGACGAGCCAATTGCCATGGCCGATGTGTCAGTGCGGGCTCTCATCCTCGAACTGATGGCGCAGCTGAAAGAGGAGTTCGACCTCACCTACCTTTACATCACCCATGATCTGGCCACCTGCAAGTACATCTGCGACCGGGTGGCCATCATGTATCTGGGAAAATTGGTGGAACTCGGTCCTCTGGATGTGGTCTTCAAGAATCCTCTCCACCCATACACAGCCACCCTGCTGGCCGCCGTACCAGTGCCGGACCCCAAGTACCGCAGAACCCAGCCCATTCCAAGAGGTGAGATACCCAGTCCCATCAAGCCGCCGCCCGGATGCCGTTTTCATCCCCGCTGCACCGCGGCAGAGCCGGAGTGTAAGATTGAAGAACCACAGCTGCTGGAAGTAGCCCAGGGGCACTGGGTGGCCTGTCGGTTTGCCTGGCAAACTCCGGCACAGCAATAA